A section of the Clostridium felsineum DSM 794 genome encodes:
- a CDS encoding MFS transporter, giving the protein MKTVAVDKAFDGKVKIPFSEKLAVGGGAFAANLVLQAVGMYLMFFYTDIFKISAIAAGTLFLVARIVDAVVDFTMGYVIDRTKTKWGKFRPWVMLGFIPFCVLGVLCFTVPGFTGTAKVVYAYVTYILFMITTTLTTLPSTAIQPAMTQEPMERVKINNYSQFLGMAGMMIVAVGMMPIVSKLGGKNQAKGFFFTMIIFGIIAAVLFLFWILKVRERIVVEKQEELKLKEAIPSLIRNKYLLLLVGTFVFFMSGFTIRNNVQMYYLIYDVKRPDLIPTIGLLSMLPLVLTILIVPAVIGKLGKKNTLILGMIIVAVTNTCQYFVGFSNITMIYIVTFISAIGSGLFLPSIWGMLPDTVDYAQWKFGIRTEGIISSTFIFCQKASSGIAGYIAGVALVAIGYVPNIAQSASAVKGISFLYNVAGSILSIVAVVFMLFYNLDAKKFDEIIEDLHKR; this is encoded by the coding sequence ATGAAAACAGTAGCAGTAGATAAAGCATTTGATGGAAAAGTAAAAATACCATTCAGTGAAAAATTAGCAGTAGGCGGAGGAGCCTTTGCAGCTAATTTGGTGCTGCAGGCAGTGGGCATGTACTTAATGTTTTTTTATACAGATATATTTAAAATAAGTGCAATAGCTGCAGGAACTTTGTTTTTGGTTGCAAGAATAGTGGATGCTGTAGTTGACTTTACTATGGGATATGTAATCGATCGCACAAAAACCAAATGGGGAAAATTTAGACCTTGGGTAATGCTTGGCTTTATACCATTTTGTGTACTTGGAGTTTTGTGTTTTACGGTACCTGGTTTTACTGGAACAGCTAAAGTAGTATATGCTTATGTGACTTATATACTTTTTATGATAACTACAACATTAACAACGCTACCTTCTACTGCAATACAACCAGCGATGACTCAAGAACCAATGGAAAGAGTTAAAATTAACAACTATTCTCAGTTTCTAGGGATGGCGGGAATGATGATAGTTGCAGTTGGAATGATGCCAATAGTGTCAAAGCTCGGTGGAAAAAATCAAGCTAAAGGATTTTTCTTTACAATGATTATATTCGGTATAATTGCGGCAGTATTATTTTTATTCTGGATTTTAAAGGTAAGAGAAAGAATAGTTGTAGAAAAGCAAGAAGAATTAAAACTAAAAGAAGCAATTCCAAGCTTGATAAGAAATAAATATTTATTGTTATTAGTAGGTACATTTGTATTCTTTATGTCAGGCTTTACAATTAGAAATAATGTTCAAATGTACTATTTAATATATGATGTTAAAAGACCGGATTTAATACCAACTATAGGACTTCTCTCAATGCTTCCACTTGTGTTAACAATCCTTATAGTCCCAGCTGTAATAGGCAAATTAGGTAAGAAAAACACATTAATTTTAGGAATGATTATTGTAGCAGTTACGAATACATGTCAATACTTTGTTGGGTTTAGTAATATAACAATGATATATATTGTTACATTTATTTCAGCAATTGGTTCAGGGTTATTCCTACCATCTATATGGGGAATGCTTCCTGATACAGTTGATTATGCACAATGGAAGTTTGGTATTCGTACAGAGGGTATAATAAGTTCAACATTTATATTCTGCCAAAAAGCTTCTTCAGGTATAGCTGGATATATAGCAGGAGTTGCTTTAGTGGCTATTGGATATGTTCCTAATATAGCACAATCAGCTTCGGCGGTTAAAGGCATATCCTTCTTATATAATGTAGCAGGTTCAATACTTTCTATAGTTGCAGTAGTGTTTATGTTATTTTATAACTTAGATGCAAAGAAATTTGATGAAATTATAGAAGATTTACACAAGAGATAA
- a CDS encoding AraC family transcriptional regulator, which translates to MNSSKLDNFLREHTFYEKFLLSKVNFNDTNSLRGFIKNTSFDENIMRKFLIFDAESVETFLSNPTRPLNNKTILNMTDDITFVCHPRFVKTPEHHHNYVEMIYVYSGELHQIVNGEKICMKRGEICILDTNVLHSIDKTSENDIIINCIMSKKYLDDILISRLSQNDLLSSFFIHAIYQSEDYNDYILFKSSESKEVPKLMQTILCEYFDKRLCSNEIINSYMIIILCELLRIIEKQTNSENYTLLKNTKITDIIIYIQNNCETATLASVAERFHFHPNYLNSVIKKFKGNNFTFILQEAKLKKACFLLKNSDLPVIEIAKNIGYENISFFYKIFKKVYGCTPAEYKKINLPYKK; encoded by the coding sequence ATGAATTCTTCTAAATTAGATAACTTTTTACGTGAACATACCTTTTATGAAAAGTTTTTATTAAGCAAAGTAAATTTTAATGATACAAATTCCTTGCGTGGTTTCATAAAAAACACTAGCTTTGATGAAAATATTATGAGAAAATTTCTTATTTTTGATGCAGAATCTGTTGAGACATTTTTGTCTAATCCCACAAGACCACTTAATAATAAAACCATACTTAATATGACAGATGATATTACCTTTGTATGTCATCCTCGTTTTGTTAAAACACCAGAACATCATCACAATTATGTTGAAATGATTTATGTTTATTCAGGTGAGCTTCATCAAATAGTAAATGGTGAAAAGATTTGTATGAAAAGAGGTGAAATTTGTATATTAGATACAAATGTATTACATTCAATTGATAAGACTTCTGAAAACGATATTATTATAAATTGTATTATGAGTAAAAAATATTTAGATGATATTTTAATCAGCCGCTTGTCTCAAAATGATTTACTTTCAAGCTTCTTTATTCATGCGATCTACCAAAGTGAAGATTATAATGATTATATCCTTTTTAAATCTAGTGAATCTAAAGAAGTGCCTAAGCTAATGCAAACAATTCTTTGTGAATATTTTGATAAGCGCCTTTGTTCAAATGAAATTATAAATAGCTACATGATAATAATTCTTTGTGAGCTTCTTCGAATAATTGAAAAGCAAACAAACTCTGAAAATTATACATTACTAAAAAACACAAAAATAACAGATATAATTATCTATATACAAAATAACTGTGAAACTGCAACCTTAGCTTCTGTTGCTGAACGTTTTCATTTTCATCCTAACTATTTAAATTCAGTAATAAAAAAGTTCAAGGGAAATAACTTTACTTTTATACTACAAGAAGCCAAATTAAAAAAAGCCTGTTTTCTTTTAAAAAATTCAGACCTTCCAGTAATAGAAATCGCTAAAAATATAGGCTATGAAAATATAAGCTTTTTCTATAAAATATTCAAAAAAGTTTATGGATGTACCCCAGCTGAATATAAAAAAATAAATTTGCCTTATAAAAAATAG
- a CDS encoding ROK family glucokinase yields MRTYGFGIDIGGTTVKMGLFKVDGTLLDKWEIPTRKDENGKHILKDIAEAIKGKMKEKTIHRNDVIGVGVGVPGPVSGDGTVLKCVNLGWGVFNVEETLSKLIDLPVKAGNDANIAALGEMWQGGGKGYKNVVMVTLGTGVGGGIIINGNIIAGTNGAGGEIGHIKVEENETAVCGCGKTGCLEQYASANGIVREGKKLLQSVDTPSSLRDLSEVTSKDIFDAAKKGDKLACELVEALGKKLGHALATVACVSDPEVFVIGGGVSKAGDILIDVIRKNFIEKAFHACENTKFELAKLGNDAGIYGGVKLALNI; encoded by the coding sequence ATTCAAGGTTGATGGAACCTTGCTTGATAAGTGGGAAATACCTACTAGAAAGGATGAAAACGGTAAACATATTTTAAAGGATATAGCAGAGGCAATAAAAGGTAAAATGAAGGAAAAGACGATTCATAGAAATGATGTAATAGGGGTAGGAGTAGGAGTACCAGGTCCTGTTTCCGGTGATGGAACCGTTTTAAAGTGTGTTAATTTGGGTTGGGGAGTATTTAACGTAGAAGAAACCTTAAGTAAATTAATTGACCTTCCAGTAAAAGCAGGTAATGATGCTAACATAGCAGCTTTAGGTGAAATGTGGCAAGGCGGAGGAAAAGGATATAAAAATGTTGTAATGGTTACACTTGGAACAGGAGTAGGTGGTGGAATCATAATAAATGGAAATATAATTGCAGGAACAAATGGTGCAGGTGGAGAAATAGGACATATCAAAGTAGAGGAAAACGAAACAGCAGTTTGTGGATGTGGAAAAACTGGATGCCTTGAGCAGTATGCATCGGCTAACGGAATTGTAAGGGAAGGAAAAAAACTTTTACAAAGTGTTGATACTCCTTCTTCATTAAGAGACCTTAGTGAAGTTACGTCTAAGGATATATTCGATGCTGCTAAAAAAGGAGATAAGTTGGCCTGTGAACTTGTTGAAGCCTTAGGAAAAAAATTAGGTCATGCACTAGCAACCGTTGCTTGTGTAAGTGATCCAGAGGTTTTTGTTATAGGTGGTGGAGTATCTAAAGCAGGAGATATTTTAATAGATGTAATAAGAAAGAACTTCATTGAAAAAGCATTTCATGCATGTGAAAACACAAAATTCGAACTTGCAAAGCTTGGAAATGATGCAGGAATTTATGGTGGAGTAAAATTGGCATTAAATATATAA
- a CDS encoding alpha-L-rhamnosidase, with translation MKIVKLRTNHFKNPIGWDISELSLSWIVCDTKAKKQENAEVIISTNHSFSSESIIYNSGKCKHIDNLCFRPDIKLEACTRYYWKVKVIGDNREKAESEIAFFETGRLNKSWTGIWITPDLDKDIHPYIRKDFVIDGNIKSARVYASAAGIYEMEINGEKVSEEYLLPGYFVYDCWMQYQTFDVTKYIKAGNNAIGAMLGKGWFSGRFGLGGQENTYGDRMALLCELVITKEDGSKIIIATDESWKAHAGPVSESSIYDGEHYDANKEIKNWSQGNFIDTNWVPVKPVELKLGDMTERLNPPIIKHEVFKPKEVIHTSKGETVIDFGQNMAGWVEFYIDAPKGTKVLLQYGELLQEGCFYRENLRSAKAEYEYISNGKRAHVRPHFTYYGFRYVKVQGIEVNPDDFTAYAIYSHMDEIGEIKTSDKRVNKLILNAKWGQKSNFVDIPTDCPQRDERLGWTGDTEVFSGTASFFTNTAAFYNKYMKDLREEQKLIDGSVPVIVPRVRNQREVGTGHGSCAWSDVATILPWTTYLYFGDRAMLEKHYAAMKDWVNYVKRQDDADGGKRLWQTGSHIADWLALDNPDTTDMFNGGTDQYYVASAYYYYSVKLTADAAEALDKKEDAAYYRKLQGEIKEAFCKEYVTPNGKISVDTQTAHVLALFMDLVPEEMRTRVGEALKTKIINKGTHLDTGFVGTPYICRALSSVGANNLAYKLLINDDFPSWLYSVDMGATTIWERWNSVNEYGSVSSTGMNSMNHYAYGSVVEWIARDVCGLNPVFNKPGFKKALIKPQPFGYLKNAFISYNSASGLYVSGWQFVENYKIKYKFQIPFNCEAEIVLPDAKLQDIKIIGEKPLNIEEKDGKVVLKVEAGKIEVIYKPTKDYCPRLNINSSLKDVLQTEEGIAVLRKYIGSQLDNIKQIPELLDLSWNRPLTANPILGPLSLLSGKEIDALAKELSKCKAKV, from the coding sequence ATGAAAATAGTTAAATTAAGAACTAATCATTTTAAAAATCCTATTGGATGGGATATAAGTGAATTAAGCCTTTCGTGGATTGTTTGTGACACGAAAGCAAAAAAGCAAGAAAATGCAGAAGTTATTATTAGTACTAACCATAGTTTTTCTTCAGAATCAATAATATATAATAGTGGAAAATGTAAACATATAGATAACTTATGTTTTAGACCTGATATTAAACTAGAGGCGTGTACTCGCTATTACTGGAAGGTAAAGGTTATTGGTGATAATAGAGAAAAGGCAGAAAGTGAAATTGCTTTTTTTGAAACAGGAAGGCTTAATAAGTCTTGGACAGGTATTTGGATAACACCTGATTTAGATAAAGATATTCATCCATATATTAGAAAGGATTTTGTAATAGATGGCAATATAAAATCAGCTAGAGTTTATGCATCAGCAGCAGGAATTTATGAGATGGAGATAAATGGTGAAAAGGTTTCAGAAGAATATCTTCTTCCAGGTTATTTTGTTTACGATTGTTGGATGCAGTATCAAACCTTCGATGTAACGAAATATATAAAGGCTGGGAATAATGCTATTGGAGCAATGCTTGGAAAAGGATGGTTTTCAGGTCGTTTTGGACTTGGTGGACAAGAAAATACCTATGGAGATAGAATGGCTCTTTTGTGTGAACTTGTTATAACTAAGGAGGATGGAAGTAAAATAATTATAGCAACAGATGAAAGCTGGAAGGCTCATGCAGGTCCAGTTTCCGAAAGTAGTATTTATGACGGAGAGCACTACGATGCAAACAAAGAAATAAAAAATTGGTCACAGGGAAATTTTATAGATACTAACTGGGTTCCTGTAAAACCTGTAGAACTAAAGCTTGGAGACATGACAGAGCGTTTAAATCCTCCAATTATAAAGCATGAAGTATTTAAACCTAAAGAAGTTATTCACACTTCAAAGGGAGAAACCGTTATTGATTTTGGACAAAACATGGCGGGGTGGGTAGAGTTTTATATAGATGCGCCTAAGGGTACTAAGGTTTTATTACAATATGGAGAATTACTTCAAGAAGGTTGTTTTTATAGGGAAAATTTAAGGAGTGCAAAAGCAGAATATGAATATATATCTAATGGAAAAAGGGCACATGTAAGACCGCATTTTACCTATTATGGTTTTAGGTATGTAAAGGTACAAGGAATTGAAGTTAATCCAGATGATTTTACTGCTTATGCTATTTATTCACATATGGATGAAATAGGAGAAATTAAAACCTCTGATAAAAGGGTAAATAAGCTTATTCTTAATGCAAAGTGGGGACAGAAAAGTAACTTTGTTGATATTCCAACAGATTGTCCTCAAAGAGATGAGCGTTTAGGCTGGACTGGTGACACAGAGGTGTTTTCTGGAACTGCAAGCTTTTTTACAAATACAGCAGCGTTTTATAATAAATACATGAAAGATCTTAGGGAAGAACAAAAGCTTATAGATGGCTCAGTCCCTGTAATTGTTCCTAGGGTAAGAAATCAAAGGGAAGTAGGAACTGGTCATGGTTCTTGTGCTTGGAGTGATGTGGCAACTATTCTTCCATGGACAACCTATTTATATTTTGGAGATAGAGCTATGCTAGAGAAGCACTATGCAGCTATGAAAGATTGGGTAAATTATGTTAAGAGGCAGGATGATGCTGATGGAGGAAAACGACTATGGCAAACAGGTTCACATATAGCAGATTGGCTTGCATTGGATAATCCTGATACAACAGATATGTTTAATGGGGGAACAGATCAGTATTATGTGGCAAGTGCATATTACTATTATTCTGTAAAATTAACGGCAGATGCTGCAGAAGCATTAGATAAAAAAGAAGATGCAGCATATTACAGAAAACTTCAAGGAGAGATTAAAGAAGCCTTTTGCAAGGAGTATGTTACTCCAAACGGAAAAATTTCTGTTGATACTCAAACAGCACATGTATTAGCTTTATTTATGGATTTAGTCCCTGAAGAAATGAGAACGAGAGTAGGGGAGGCATTAAAAACTAAAATTATAAATAAGGGAACTCACTTAGATACAGGCTTTGTAGGAACACCTTATATATGTAGAGCTCTCTCAAGTGTGGGGGCAAATAATTTAGCTTATAAATTACTAATTAATGATGATTTTCCAAGTTGGCTTTACAGCGTTGATATGGGAGCCACTACAATATGGGAACGTTGGAACTCAGTAAATGAATATGGTTCTGTTAGCAGCACTGGTATGAATAGTATGAATCATTATGCCTACGGTTCAGTAGTAGAATGGATTGCTAGAGATGTGTGTGGACTAAATCCGGTTTTCAATAAGCCTGGATTTAAAAAAGCACTTATAAAACCTCAACCATTTGGCTATTTAAAAAATGCATTTATAAGCTATAATTCGGCATCGGGCTTATATGTAAGTGGTTGGCAGTTTGTTGAAAACTACAAAATAAAGTACAAGTTTCAAATACCATTTAATTGTGAGGCAGAGATAGTTCTTCCTGATGCTAAACTTCAAGATATTAAAATTATAGGTGAAAAACCTTTAAATATTGAAGAGAAAGATGGCAAGGTAGTATTAAAAGTAGAGGCGGGTAAAATAGAGGTTATTTATAAACCTACAAAAGATTATTGTCCTCGATTAAATATAAATAGTTCACTTAAAGATGTACTTCAAACTGAAGAGGGGATAGCAGTTCTTCGTAAATATATAGGTTCACAGCTTGATAATATCAAACAAATTCCTGAGTTACTTGATTTATCTTGGAATAGGCCACTTACAGCTAATCCTATTTTGGGACCATTATCTCTTTTAAGTGGTAAAGAAATTGATGCGTTAGCAAAAGAATTAAGTAAGTGTAAGGCGAAAGTTTAA